The Dehalococcoidia bacterium genomic sequence GGAGTGGCAGGACCGGATGAACTCGAGGGGAAGCCTGTGGGTACAGTCTACATCGGAATCACAGATGGAGAAATAACACGATCAATACACGTTGCTTTTCCACAGCAACGTCCAAGAATCAAACGCTATGCAGCCATGGGGGCCCTCTTTGAGCTGAGGCGCCTTTTGCTGGAGAAGACTCACAATTGATTGCGAACCATGTCAAGGAGTTTCTTCAATATCCTGGCAGTCGCTCCCCAGATAACATCATCCCCTGAGTGAAAAAAGTAGGCCGGAACCGTTTCCCCTCTGTTGTCTATCGCTATCCCTTCCTCAAAGTTGGATTCGTCCAAGACCACTTCGACGGGCACTTCCACCAGTCGATCCACCTCCTCAACCGACAGTTTAAACTCGTACGGATAAGGAATCACGGCCAAGAAAGGGTGGATGATAAACAGGCTGCCGATGGTTCTCTCGTCATCGAGCTCGCCCAATACCTCTACGTCATCAGGCCGGAGGCCAACTTCCTCATAGCCTTCTCTCAGGGCAGTGGCCAGGACGTCGTAATCGGACTCATCCTTTTTCCCTCCCGGAAAAGATATCTGGCCCTTGTGACTCATAACCGTATCGGTTCTTTTTATGAACAGAATATGATATTGGCCCGCCTTTCTATAGACAGGGACGAGCACGGCTGAAGAAACTAGGTCCGAATCCGTCAGGCGCCTC encodes the following:
- a CDS encoding CoA pyrophosphatase; the encoded protein is MKVTKESLKQMLFQREKRRLTDSDLVSSAVLVPVYRKAGQYHILFIKRTDTVMSHKGQISFPGGKKDESDYDVLATALREGYEEVGLRPDDVEVLGELDDERTIGSLFIIHPFLAVIPYPYEFKLSVEEVDRLVEVPVEVVLDESNFEEGIAIDNRGETVPAYFFHSGDDVIWGATARILKKLLDMVRNQL
- a CDS encoding CinA family protein; its protein translation is GVAGPDELEGKPVGTVYIGITDGEITRSIHVAFPQQRPRIKRYAAMGALFELRRLLLEKTHN